In Topomyia yanbarensis strain Yona2022 chromosome 2, ASM3024719v1, whole genome shotgun sequence, one DNA window encodes the following:
- the LOC131681351 gene encoding large ribosomal subunit protein uL30-like, with product MPAVAKTAPASKAPAEKKVKVAKKEKKLPAVPESKLKATKAKTIARPGSLRRRRQLHAVKLVRRRQNLLRAAKYAKKYLRMDREVVQKAREAKKAGNIYIPAEPKVAFVMRIRGINKVAPKVRKVLQLFRLRQINNATFVKLNKATKNMLRIAEPYITYGYPTLKSIRNLIYKRGFVKHRHSRIPITDNFVIERKLRAGYKLQCVEDLVYQIYTAGALFRKVNNFLWPFKLNTPTGGWRKKNNHYVEGGDFGNREDKINELISRMV from the exons ATGCCTGCTGTGGCAAAGACTGCTCCGGCGTCGAAGGCGCCGGCCGAGAAGAAGGTCAAAGTGGCCAAAAAGGAGAAGAAATTGCCGGCGGTGCCCGAATCGAAACTGAAGGCAACCAAAGCGAAGACAATCGCTCGACCGGGAAGTTTACGTCGTCGTCGTCAGCTGCACGCTGTCAAGTTGGTTCGTCGGCGCCAGAATCTGCTGCGGGCGGCTAAATATGCCAAGAAATATTTGCGGATGGACCGTGAGGTGGTGCAGAAGGCACGTGAAGCTAAGAAAGCCGGTAACATTTACATTCCGGCCGAGCCGAAGGTAGCCTTCGTGATGCGTATTCGAGG TATCAACAAGGTAGCACCGAAGGTCAGAAAAGTGTTGCAGTTGTTCCGTTTGCGTCAGATAAACAATGCTACCTTCGTTAAGCTGAACAAAGCTACCAAGAATATGTTGCGCATTGCGGAACCATACATTACCTACGGATATCCAACGCTGAAGTCGATTCGGAATCTAATCTACAAGCGTGGATTTGTTAAG CACCGACACAGCCGCATTCCAATCACTGACAACTTTGTGATTGAACGCAAACTGCGCGCCGGTTATAAACTGCAATGCGTCGAAGATCTAGTGTATCAGATTTACACCGCTGGGGCCCTGTTCCGCAAGGTCAACAACTTCCTGTGGCCGTTCAAGCTTAACACCCCAACCGGTGGCTGGCGCAAGAAGAATAACCACTACGTCGAGGGCGGAGACTTTGGCAATCGTGAGGATAAGATCAATGAACTTATCAGCCGTATGGTTTAA
- the LOC131679755 gene encoding large ribosomal subunit protein uL30-like: protein MPLLRPKFCFPGAVPLRAVPVPVLVSVLVPVLVPVSVLVLVTVLVPVLVPPAPVEAAPAAVLGPACHLHISTILTHRHSRIPITDNFVIERKLRAGYKLQCVEDLVYQIYTAGALFRKINNFLWPFKLNTPTGGWRKKNNHYVEGGDFGNREDKINELISRMV, encoded by the exons ATGCCGCTTCTTCGGCCCAAATTCTGTTTTCCCGGCGCGGTACCTCTTCGTGCGGTCCCTGTGCCGGTGCTGGTATCGGTGCTGGTGCCGGTGCTGGTACCGGTGTCGGTGCTGGTGCTGGTGACGGTGCTGGTACCGGTGCTGGTGCCACCGGCTCCCGTTGAGGCGGCGCCCGCTGCGGTTCTGGGACCGGCCTGTCATCTACATATATCCACAATACTTACC CACCGACACAGCCGCATTCCAATCACTGACAACTTTGTGATTGAACGCAAACTGCGCGCCGGTTATAAACTGCAATGCGTCGAAGATCTAGTGTATCAGATTTACACCGCTGGGGCCCTGTTCCGCAAGATCAACAACTTCCTGTGGCCGTTCAAGCTTAACACCCCAACCGGTGGCTGGCGCAAGAAGAATAACCACTACGTCGAGGGCGGAGACTTTGGCAATCGTGAGGATAAGATCAATGAACTTATCAGCCGTATGGTTTAA